The proteins below come from a single Dermatophilaceae bacterium Soc4.6 genomic window:
- a CDS encoding L-threonylcarbamoyladenylate synthase: MARFIDIHPDDPQARAVAQVVDRLRAGALIAYPTDSGYALGCQVGNVEGKERMAAIRHLDDRHHYTLVCHDFAQLGQLVQIDNRVFRAVKAATPGPYTFILPATKEVPKRLLQPKKKTVGVRLPDHAVTRAILEALGEPLLSTTLILPGTTDAMTEGWMVKDELDHVVDVVVDGDCEAVPTTVVDYSSGLPEIARVGAGDPAPFQ; this comes from the coding sequence ATGGCCCGGTTCATCGACATCCACCCCGACGACCCACAGGCGCGTGCGGTCGCCCAGGTCGTCGACCGGCTGCGGGCAGGGGCCCTGATCGCCTACCCCACCGACTCCGGCTACGCCCTCGGGTGCCAGGTCGGCAACGTCGAGGGCAAGGAGCGGATGGCCGCCATCCGCCACCTCGACGACCGGCACCACTACACGCTGGTGTGCCACGACTTCGCCCAGCTCGGGCAGCTGGTGCAGATCGACAACCGCGTCTTCCGGGCCGTCAAGGCCGCCACCCCGGGGCCCTACACGTTCATCCTGCCCGCCACCAAGGAGGTGCCCAAGCGTCTCCTCCAGCCGAAGAAGAAGACTGTCGGCGTGCGCCTGCCCGACCACGCCGTGACCCGCGCGATCCTCGAGGCCCTCGGTGAGCCGCTGCTGTCGACCACCCTGATCCTGCCGGGCACGACCGACGCGATGACCGAGGGCTGGATGGTCAAGGACGAGCTCGACCACGTGGTCGACGTCGTCGTCGACGGCGACTGCGAGGCCGTGCCGACCACCGTCGTCGACTACTCCTCGGGCCTGCCCGAGATCGCGCGCGTCGGTGCCGGAGACCCCGCACCCTTCCAGTGA
- a CDS encoding carbohydrate ABC transporter permease codes for MRNTKGFMSFRAVTVLLLGAFTLIPLYAMVTAALKPLRDVQSTFTWWPSTLTVSPFVDMWTTVPLARYFGNSLVVSGLATLASVVLAVLAAFAVSRFSFRGRSIFTTTVLSTQMFPGVLFLLPLFLIFTNINSATGIQLVGSRLGLVITYLTFTLPFSIWMLVGYFDSIPRELDEAAMVDGCTPLGALWRVVLPAARPGVIAVAIYSFMTAWGEVLFASVMTNDSNRTLAVGLREYSTQTNVYWNQIMAASLVVSVPVVVGFLLAQKSFVAGVTAGAVK; via the coding sequence GTGCGTAACACCAAGGGCTTCATGTCGTTCCGCGCCGTGACCGTGCTGCTGCTCGGTGCCTTCACCCTCATCCCGCTCTACGCGATGGTGACCGCGGCCCTCAAGCCGCTGCGCGACGTGCAGAGCACCTTCACGTGGTGGCCGTCGACCCTCACCGTCTCCCCCTTCGTCGACATGTGGACGACCGTGCCGCTGGCGCGCTACTTCGGCAACAGCCTGGTCGTCTCCGGGCTGGCCACGCTGGCCAGCGTCGTGCTCGCCGTGCTGGCCGCCTTCGCGGTGTCGCGCTTCAGCTTCCGGGGGCGCTCGATCTTCACCACCACCGTCCTGTCGACGCAGATGTTCCCGGGGGTGCTCTTCCTGCTCCCTCTCTTCCTCATCTTCACCAACATCAACAGCGCCACCGGGATCCAGCTCGTGGGCTCGCGCCTCGGGCTGGTGATCACCTACCTCACCTTCACGCTGCCCTTCTCGATCTGGATGCTCGTCGGCTACTTCGACTCGATCCCGCGCGAGCTCGACGAGGCGGCGATGGTCGACGGCTGCACCCCCCTCGGCGCCCTCTGGCGAGTGGTGCTGCCCGCTGCCCGTCCGGGAGTCATCGCCGTCGCGATCTACTCCTTCATGACCGCCTGGGGGGAGGTGCTCTTCGCCTCGGTGATGACCAACGACTCCAACCGCACCCTGGCGGTCGGGCTGCGGGAGTACTCCACGCAGACCAACGTCTACTGGAACCAGATCATGGCCGCCTCGCTGGTGGTCAGCGTGCCGGTCGTCGTCGGCTTCCTGCTCGCCCAGAAGAGCTTCGTCGCCGGCGTGACCGCTGGAGCCGTCAAGTGA
- the hisC gene encoding histidinol-phosphate transaminase has product MSADLSRTSGEPPLTQAEQVRLRAALGELPAYVPGKPAAAVPGVVTYKVSSNENPYPPLDAVQAVIAAAAGEVNRYPDMAVALLSSRIAAAVGVDPGNIATGTGSVAVLAHIVQAMCDAGDEVVYAWRSFEAYPIVVALAGAVSVQVPVDADARHRLSAMADAVTERTKIVIVCSPNNPTGTVVHRDELDAFLARVPSSVLVVLDEAYLEFVADPEAPDAVDVWRAHPNVLVLRTFSKAYGLAGLRVGYAVAHPRMATALRQTATPFGVSSIAQAAAVASLDAVDELTVRVEAIVAERTRMAAALEGQGWTLSASEANFVWFPIGADSAAFAAACDAAGLVVRRYGDDGVRVTVAEPEANDRLLEVAAAFGAR; this is encoded by the coding sequence ATGAGTGCTGACCTGAGCCGGACGTCCGGTGAGCCGCCCCTGACGCAGGCCGAGCAGGTGCGGCTGCGGGCCGCCCTCGGTGAGCTGCCGGCCTACGTGCCGGGCAAGCCGGCCGCCGCGGTGCCGGGGGTCGTGACCTACAAGGTCTCGAGCAACGAGAACCCCTACCCGCCGCTCGACGCGGTGCAGGCCGTCATCGCGGCCGCCGCGGGGGAGGTCAACCGCTACCCCGACATGGCGGTCGCCCTGCTGTCGTCGCGGATCGCGGCGGCGGTCGGTGTCGACCCGGGCAACATCGCGACCGGCACCGGCAGCGTCGCCGTGCTCGCGCACATCGTGCAGGCCATGTGCGACGCCGGCGACGAGGTCGTCTACGCGTGGCGCTCGTTCGAGGCCTACCCGATCGTCGTGGCCCTCGCTGGCGCGGTGTCCGTGCAGGTGCCGGTCGACGCCGACGCGCGCCACCGGCTGTCGGCGATGGCCGACGCCGTCACGGAGCGCACCAAGATCGTCATCGTCTGCTCGCCCAACAACCCCACCGGCACGGTGGTCCACCGCGACGAGCTGGACGCCTTCCTGGCGCGGGTGCCGAGCTCGGTGCTCGTGGTGCTCGACGAGGCCTACCTCGAGTTCGTCGCCGACCCCGAGGCGCCCGACGCGGTCGACGTGTGGAGGGCCCACCCCAACGTGCTGGTCCTGCGGACCTTCTCCAAGGCCTACGGCCTGGCGGGCCTGCGGGTCGGCTACGCCGTCGCGCACCCCCGGATGGCGACGGCGCTGCGGCAGACGGCGACGCCCTTCGGGGTCAGCTCGATCGCGCAGGCGGCGGCGGTCGCCTCCCTCGATGCCGTCGACGAGCTCACCGTCCGCGTCGAGGCCATCGTCGCGGAGCGCACGCGCATGGCGGCGGCGCTCGAGGGCCAGGGGTGGACGCTGTCGGCGAGCGAGGCGAACTTCGTGTGGTTCCCCATCGGCGCCGACTCGGCGGCCTTCGCCGCCGCCTGCGACGCCGCCGGTCTCGTCGTCCGGCGCTACGGCGACGACGGGGTGCGGGTGACGGTGGCCGAGCCCGAGGCGAACGACCGGCTCCTCGAGGTCGCGGCGGCGTTCGGCGCGCGGTAG
- a CDS encoding sugar ABC transporter substrate-binding protein produces MTRRAFLAAASTCVLALGVAACSSSGGSTTSAGGATGADATLTYWASNQGTSLDNDKQVLTPVLDAFTKQTGVKVNLEVIGWNDLQTRIQTAITSGSGPDVLNIGNTWASSLQATGAFLPYDSAAMTAIGGPDKFVKAALDTGGMAGQDPTSVPLYGLAYGLYYNKAMFTAAGLQPPTTWEEMVTAAKKLTVPAKQEYGFSLAAGSYTENVHFAFINGSQNGGAWFDAAGKPTFTSDANVQGVLRYLDLMQTDKVVNPSNAQYDNGTKSVNDFAAGKVAMILNQNNADSSIVSNGMKSDAYGVVPFPSPSGGQKIATFIAGINLSVMKSTKNKDAALSFVKFMTSPETQKTLDKPFSALPVLQGETPVFTDNAEEAKTFQDIYATMSKPLPLVAAEDQFESTVGKAMNALFAKVATGGTVSATDVKTALQDAQDQVTAATGG; encoded by the coding sequence GTGACTCGACGTGCCTTCCTCGCCGCCGCCAGCACCTGCGTGCTCGCGCTCGGCGTCGCCGCCTGCAGCAGCAGCGGCGGCAGCACCACCAGTGCCGGCGGCGCCACGGGCGCCGACGCCACCCTCACCTACTGGGCCAGCAACCAGGGCACCAGCCTCGACAACGACAAGCAGGTCCTCACCCCCGTCCTCGACGCCTTCACCAAGCAGACCGGCGTCAAGGTCAACCTCGAGGTCATCGGGTGGAACGACCTGCAGACCCGCATCCAGACCGCCATCACGTCTGGCTCCGGCCCCGACGTGCTCAACATCGGCAACACGTGGGCCTCCTCGCTCCAGGCCACCGGCGCGTTCCTGCCTTACGACAGCGCGGCGATGACGGCGATCGGCGGCCCGGACAAGTTCGTCAAGGCCGCCCTCGACACCGGCGGCATGGCCGGGCAGGACCCGACCTCCGTCCCGCTCTACGGCCTGGCCTACGGGCTTTACTACAACAAGGCGATGTTCACCGCCGCCGGTCTCCAGCCCCCGACGACGTGGGAGGAGATGGTCACCGCGGCCAAGAAGCTGACCGTCCCGGCCAAGCAGGAGTACGGCTTCTCGCTCGCCGCGGGCAGCTACACCGAGAACGTGCACTTCGCCTTCATCAACGGCTCACAGAACGGCGGCGCGTGGTTCGACGCCGCGGGCAAGCCGACCTTCACCAGCGACGCCAACGTGCAGGGCGTCCTGCGCTACCTCGACCTCATGCAGACCGACAAGGTGGTCAACCCGAGCAACGCGCAGTACGACAACGGCACCAAGTCGGTCAACGACTTCGCCGCCGGCAAGGTCGCGATGATCCTCAACCAGAACAACGCCGACAGCTCCATCGTCAGCAACGGCATGAAGAGCGATGCCTACGGCGTCGTGCCCTTCCCCTCCCCGTCGGGAGGCCAGAAGATCGCGACCTTCATCGCCGGCATCAACCTGTCGGTGATGAAGTCGACCAAGAACAAGGACGCCGCGCTCTCGTTCGTCAAGTTCATGACCTCGCCCGAGACGCAGAAGACGCTCGACAAGCCCTTCTCCGCACTGCCCGTCCTCCAGGGTGAGACCCCGGTCTTCACCGACAACGCCGAGGAGGCCAAGACCTTCCAGGACATCTACGCGACGATGTCGAAGCCGCTGCCCCTCGTCGCCGCCGAGGACCAGTTCGAGTCGACCGTGGGCAAGGCCATGAACGCGCTCTTCGCCAAGGTGGCCACGGGCGGGACGGTCTCGGCCACCGACGTCAAGACTGCGCTCCAGGACGCGCAGGACCAGGTCACCGCCGCGACCGGCGGCTGA
- a CDS encoding glycoside hydrolase family 2 protein: protein MRQLLDEPWVLTATDGAVPDVLRGVEVAATVPGVVHTDLLAAGLIPDPYLDENEAALQWIGRTAWRYRTRLHLSPPAPGERVELVFAGLDTVAQVRLDDHLLGTPSNMHRTHRYDVTDLLGDEGAATARVPGGHDLVVDLTAPLDAAEAMSQAQGPRVHTNEHPFNAVRKMACNFGWDWGPDLVTAGIWRPVLVERWHTARLGSVRPLATVDGTTGRVEVHVEVARPAGEGATLSLAASLTAPDGTPYLASVVVGSTGSDVVVALDVPQVALWWPRGYGDQPLYDLVVSLSSLSSLDTPDTPDTPDTLDPEGHELDRWQGRTGFRTVTLDTEPDEHGTPFVLSVNHHPVLVKGANWIPDDAFPHRVDHARYATRIVDAVEAGMNLLRVWGGGIYESDDFYDLCDEQGVLVWQDFLFACAAYAEEPPLRGEVVAEATEAVTRLSPHPSLVVWNGNNENLWGHEDWGWAAQLGDLTWGRGYYLEVLPELLARLDPTRPYSPGSPWSFDEQRHPNDPAHGTTHLWDVWNTLDHTHYRDSVPRFVSEFGYQGPPTWATLTQAVHDRPLTPTSPAMSSHQKAIGGDDKLNRGIAPHLHRPPDDRFDDWHWAMQVQQARAVRFGLEHLRSWHPVCSGAIVWQLNDCWPVTSWAAVDGDGRRKPLWFALRHAYAPRLLSIQPREGGLGLAVGNDTDEAWVTHVAVRRLDLHGDERALTTLAVEVAPRSTVTVPLPVALWSDVDPARDVLVAQAGIQRALWFFAEDKDLALAPGWASTRAERVPGGYDVHLTAAGLQRDVCLLVDKVDPDATVDDGMVTLLPGESCTLHVTSDLTVAPEAWLAPSVVRSTNQLVSAPDLQGAHR, encoded by the coding sequence GTGAGACAGCTGCTCGACGAGCCCTGGGTGCTGACCGCCACCGACGGCGCGGTGCCCGACGTCCTGCGCGGGGTCGAGGTCGCGGCGACGGTGCCCGGGGTCGTGCACACCGACCTGCTCGCCGCGGGCCTGATCCCCGACCCCTACCTCGACGAGAACGAGGCCGCGCTCCAGTGGATCGGTCGCACCGCGTGGCGCTACCGCACCCGCCTCCACCTGTCGCCCCCCGCGCCCGGCGAGCGGGTCGAGCTCGTCTTCGCCGGCCTCGACACCGTCGCGCAGGTGCGCCTCGACGACCACCTGCTCGGGACACCGAGCAACATGCACCGCACCCACCGGTACGACGTCACGGACCTCCTCGGTGACGAAGGTGCCGCCACGGCCAGGGTGCCGGGCGGGCACGACCTCGTCGTCGACCTCACCGCGCCGCTCGACGCCGCCGAGGCGATGAGCCAGGCGCAGGGGCCACGGGTGCACACCAACGAGCACCCCTTCAACGCGGTGCGCAAGATGGCCTGCAACTTCGGGTGGGACTGGGGCCCCGATCTCGTGACGGCGGGAATCTGGCGGCCGGTGCTCGTCGAGCGCTGGCACACGGCCCGGCTGGGCAGCGTGCGACCGCTCGCCACCGTCGACGGGACGACCGGTCGGGTCGAGGTGCACGTCGAGGTCGCTCGCCCCGCCGGTGAGGGCGCCACCCTCTCGCTGGCCGCGTCGCTCACCGCACCCGACGGCACTCCATACCTCGCGAGCGTGGTCGTCGGCAGCACCGGCAGCGACGTGGTCGTCGCTCTCGACGTGCCGCAGGTGGCGCTGTGGTGGCCCCGCGGCTACGGCGACCAACCGCTCTACGACCTCGTCGTCAGCCTCAGCAGCCTCAGCAGCCTCGACACCCCCGACACCCCCGACACCCCCGACACCCTCGACCCCGAGGGCCACGAGCTCGACCGCTGGCAGGGGCGCACCGGCTTCCGCACGGTCACGCTCGACACCGAGCCCGATGAGCACGGGACGCCGTTCGTGCTCTCGGTCAACCACCACCCCGTCCTGGTCAAGGGGGCCAACTGGATCCCCGACGACGCCTTCCCGCACCGGGTCGACCACGCCCGCTACGCCACCCGCATCGTCGACGCGGTCGAGGCGGGGATGAACCTCCTGCGGGTCTGGGGTGGTGGCATCTACGAGTCCGACGACTTCTACGACCTCTGCGACGAGCAGGGCGTGCTGGTCTGGCAGGACTTCCTCTTCGCGTGCGCGGCCTACGCAGAGGAGCCGCCGCTGCGCGGGGAGGTCGTCGCGGAGGCGACCGAGGCGGTGACCCGGCTCAGCCCGCACCCGAGCCTCGTGGTCTGGAACGGCAACAACGAGAACCTCTGGGGACACGAGGACTGGGGCTGGGCCGCACAGCTCGGCGACCTCACGTGGGGGCGCGGCTACTACCTCGAGGTGCTGCCCGAGCTGCTGGCCCGCCTCGACCCGACCCGGCCCTACTCACCCGGCAGCCCGTGGTCCTTCGACGAGCAGCGCCACCCCAACGACCCCGCTCACGGCACGACGCACCTGTGGGACGTGTGGAACACGCTCGACCACACGCACTACCGCGACTCCGTGCCGCGCTTCGTCTCCGAGTTCGGCTACCAGGGGCCGCCGACCTGGGCCACGCTGACCCAGGCCGTCCACGACCGGCCGCTCACCCCGACGTCACCCGCGATGTCGAGCCACCAGAAGGCGATCGGCGGCGACGACAAGCTCAACCGGGGCATTGCCCCCCACCTGCACCGGCCACCCGACGACCGCTTCGACGACTGGCACTGGGCGATGCAGGTGCAGCAGGCCCGCGCCGTCAGGTTCGGCCTCGAGCACCTGCGCTCGTGGCACCCGGTCTGCTCCGGGGCGATCGTCTGGCAGCTGAACGACTGCTGGCCCGTGACGTCGTGGGCTGCCGTCGACGGCGACGGCCGGCGCAAGCCGCTGTGGTTCGCGCTGCGCCACGCCTACGCCCCGAGGCTGCTCAGCATCCAGCCCCGCGAGGGTGGGCTGGGGCTCGCGGTCGGCAACGACACCGACGAGGCCTGGGTCACGCACGTCGCCGTACGCCGCCTCGACCTCCACGGTGACGAACGTGCCCTCACGACCCTCGCCGTCGAGGTCGCGCCGCGGTCCACGGTCACCGTGCCCCTCCCGGTGGCGCTGTGGAGCGACGTCGACCCGGCGCGCGACGTGCTGGTCGCGCAGGCAGGGATCCAGCGCGCCCTGTGGTTCTTCGCCGAGGACAAGGATCTCGCCCTCGCGCCGGGGTGGGCCTCGACGAGGGCGGAGCGGGTGCCCGGAGGCTACGACGTGCACCTGACGGCAGCGGGGCTCCAGCGCGACGTCTGCCTGCTGGTCGACAAGGTCGACCCTGACGCCACCGTCGACGACGGCATGGTGACGCTGCTGCCGGGTGAGAGCTGCACCCTCCACGTCACCAGCGACCTGACGGTTGCCCCCGAGGCATGGCTCGCGCCGAGCGTCGTGCGCAGCACCAACCAGCTCGTCTCCGCCCCCGACCTCCAAGGAGCCCACCGATGA
- a CDS encoding GH1 family beta-glucosidase, protein MTDLSPASPELTFPELIFPGGFLFGSATASYQIEGAAGEDGRTPSIWDTFSHTPGRVRGGDTGDVAVDHYHRMPQDVALMKELGLRSYRFSVAWSRVQPHGSGPFNPQGIAFYDRLVDELLGAGIAPIVTLYHWDLPQELEDAGGWAARSTAEAFGPYAAAVAEALGDRVHTWTTLNEPWCAAYLGYASGVHAPGRTDGAAALAAVHHLNLAHGLACQAVRSVLPQAQLSVTHNLHVIRPADPYSADDLDVVRRMDALGNRAFLEPQLEGRLPQDLVADTAAVTDWGFVRDGDLETIHQPIDVLGVNYYTTSVVRKWDGVSPRVMEDGHMVSEHVPWVGLDDCDFVIPQGPRTEMGWLVDPAGLTELLLRTSKTYPGLPLMVTENGAAFDDVVVVEDQGAGAERRVHDVERVDYVRRHLAAVLEAIDRGADVRGYQLWSLLDNFEWAWGYDRRFGITHVDYATQERTLKDSALFYAGVIRANTDVGA, encoded by the coding sequence ATGACCGACCTGTCGCCCGCCTCTCCCGAGCTGACCTTCCCCGAGCTGATCTTCCCCGGGGGCTTCCTCTTCGGCTCGGCCACCGCCAGCTACCAGATCGAGGGTGCCGCCGGGGAGGACGGCCGCACACCCTCGATCTGGGACACCTTCAGCCACACGCCCGGTCGGGTGCGGGGCGGCGACACCGGTGACGTGGCCGTCGACCACTACCACCGCATGCCGCAGGACGTCGCCCTGATGAAGGAGCTCGGCCTGCGCTCCTACCGCTTCTCCGTCGCGTGGTCACGCGTGCAACCGCACGGGTCAGGACCGTTCAACCCCCAAGGGATCGCCTTCTACGACCGGCTCGTCGACGAGCTGCTCGGGGCCGGCATCGCCCCCATCGTCACGCTGTACCACTGGGACCTCCCGCAGGAGCTGGAGGATGCGGGCGGCTGGGCCGCGCGGTCCACCGCCGAGGCCTTCGGCCCGTATGCCGCGGCTGTCGCCGAGGCGCTCGGTGACCGGGTGCACACCTGGACGACCCTCAACGAGCCCTGGTGCGCGGCCTACCTGGGCTATGCGTCGGGAGTCCACGCGCCGGGACGAACCGACGGCGCGGCCGCCCTCGCTGCGGTGCACCACCTCAACCTCGCCCACGGCCTGGCCTGCCAGGCTGTGCGGTCGGTGCTGCCGCAGGCGCAGCTGTCGGTGACCCACAACCTGCACGTGATCCGGCCCGCGGACCCGTACTCCGCCGACGACCTCGATGTGGTGCGGCGGATGGACGCCCTGGGCAACCGAGCGTTCCTCGAGCCACAGCTCGAGGGTCGGCTGCCGCAGGACCTCGTCGCCGACACGGCGGCGGTGACCGACTGGGGCTTCGTGCGGGACGGCGACCTCGAGACCATCCACCAGCCGATCGACGTGCTGGGAGTCAACTACTACACGACGTCGGTGGTGCGGAAGTGGGACGGCGTCTCACCCCGGGTCATGGAGGACGGGCACATGGTGAGCGAGCACGTCCCCTGGGTGGGCCTCGACGACTGCGACTTCGTCATCCCGCAGGGACCGCGCACCGAGATGGGCTGGCTGGTCGACCCGGCGGGCCTGACCGAGCTGCTGCTGCGGACCTCGAAGACCTACCCGGGCCTGCCCCTGATGGTGACCGAGAACGGTGCTGCCTTCGACGACGTCGTCGTCGTCGAGGACCAGGGGGCGGGCGCGGAGCGCCGGGTGCACGACGTCGAGCGGGTGGACTACGTCAGGCGCCATCTGGCCGCGGTGCTCGAGGCGATCGACCGGGGCGCCGACGTGCGCGGCTACCAGCTGTGGTCGTTGCTCGACAACTTCGAGTGGGCCTGGGGCTATGACCGTCGCTTCGGCATCACGCACGTCGACTACGCGACGCAGGAGCGCACCCTGAAGGACTCGGCGCTGTTCTACGCGGGCGTCATCCGGGCCAACACCGACGTCGGGGCCTGA
- a CDS encoding phage holin family protein encodes MSTLSRLALKTGVNAVALWVASAVVAGITFAPPRSTWTATVVSIVLIALVFGLVNAAIKPVVKLFSLPLIWLTLGLFTVVVNALMLELTAWLASHLGLVFAVDSFFWDAVLGAVIVSVVSMLLNVVVPDKA; translated from the coding sequence ATGAGCACCCTGTCGCGGCTGGCCCTGAAGACCGGTGTCAACGCCGTCGCCCTCTGGGTCGCCTCGGCTGTCGTCGCCGGCATCACCTTCGCCCCGCCGCGCTCGACCTGGACCGCGACGGTCGTGTCCATCGTGCTCATCGCGCTCGTCTTCGGGCTGGTCAACGCGGCGATCAAGCCGGTGGTGAAGCTCTTCTCGCTGCCGCTGATCTGGCTGACGCTCGGGCTGTTCACCGTCGTCGTCAACGCGCTGATGCTCGAGCTCACCGCGTGGCTCGCCTCGCACCTCGGGCTGGTCTTCGCCGTCGACAGCTTCTTCTGGGACGCCGTGCTCGGCGCGGTCATCGTCTCGGTCGTCTCGATGCTGCTCAACGTCGTCGTCCCCGACAAGGCCTGA
- a CDS encoding LacI family DNA-binding transcriptional regulator, with product MTTVRRERITISDIAAQLGISKASVSYALNGRPGVSAETRARVLHLADELGFHASSAAVALSASRTGTIGIVIARDPAVIAAEAFYMRTLFGVEQYLNDADGQLLLRLTGERGEDLDVYRRWARQGRVDGFLLYDEHDDDPRIPLLGALRIPAVMVTSVALDDGIGRLVTPEAQTVEVMLDHLHSLGHRDVAHLGGPLLYAHERVRAETMSREGASRGLRVRHVEATYDFASGAAATTALLAHGPGAAPTAIVAGNDIMATAVVTTATDLGVRVPTDLSVIAWDDSVLCQVGRPPLTAMDHGLIGKARLATDLLYDLIAGGTQLHRESPVGTLIVRGTTAAPPR from the coding sequence GTGACCACCGTCCGGCGAGAGCGCATCACGATCAGCGACATCGCCGCGCAGCTCGGCATCTCGAAGGCGTCGGTGTCCTACGCACTCAACGGGCGGCCCGGCGTCAGTGCCGAGACCCGGGCCCGGGTCCTCCACCTCGCCGACGAGCTCGGCTTCCACGCCAGCTCGGCCGCGGTCGCCCTGTCGGCCTCCCGCACCGGCACGATCGGCATCGTCATCGCCCGCGACCCCGCCGTCATCGCCGCCGAGGCGTTCTACATGCGCACGCTCTTCGGTGTGGAGCAGTACCTCAACGACGCCGACGGCCAGCTGCTGCTGCGGCTGACGGGCGAGAGGGGGGAAGACCTCGACGTCTACCGTCGGTGGGCCCGGCAGGGCCGGGTCGACGGCTTCCTGCTCTACGACGAGCACGACGACGACCCCCGCATCCCGCTGCTCGGGGCGCTGCGCATCCCGGCCGTGATGGTCACCTCCGTCGCCCTCGACGACGGCATCGGTCGCCTCGTGACCCCGGAGGCGCAGACCGTCGAGGTGATGCTCGACCACCTGCACTCACTGGGGCACCGCGACGTCGCCCACCTCGGTGGCCCGCTCCTGTATGCGCACGAGCGGGTGCGCGCCGAGACGATGTCGCGCGAGGGCGCGAGCCGCGGTCTGCGGGTCAGGCACGTCGAGGCGACCTACGACTTCGCCTCGGGGGCCGCCGCGACGACGGCACTGCTGGCCCACGGGCCGGGCGCCGCGCCGACCGCGATCGTCGCGGGCAACGACATCATGGCCACGGCGGTGGTCACGACCGCGACCGACCTGGGCGTGCGGGTGCCGACGGACCTGTCGGTCATCGCCTGGGACGACTCGGTGCTGTGCCAGGTGGGGCGCCCACCCCTGACCGCGATGGACCACGGGCTCATCGGCAAGGCCCGCCTCGCGACCGACCTGCTCTACGACCTGATCGCCGGGGGGACGCAGCTCCACCGCGAGTCGCCGGTCGGCACCCTCATCGTCCGCGGGACCACGGCAGCCCCTCCACGCTGA
- a CDS encoding sugar ABC transporter permease, whose product MATSTSSATSSAPTAARTAAPSTAGAGTTRPRRRRGRATSRDHKLLPYLLLAPAVVMELLIHILPMLVGIWMSFVRLTKFFLANWSAAPWAGLGNYRLALDINSSIGAKLFQSFLVTIGFSVAAVVLSWGLGMAAAVALQQPFRGRGIVRTLFLVPYALPAYAGILTWNFMLQRDTGLINHVLADNLHLTGDRPFWLLGNNAFTSLVVVAVWRLWPFAFLTIMAGLQSVPTELYEAASVDGAGNLRSWRSITLPSLRPVNIVLVLVLFLWTFSDFNTPYVLFGTAQPPAGDLVSFHIYNASFLTWNFGIGAAMSVLLLLFLMVLTAAYLVVTNRRSSRA is encoded by the coding sequence ATGGCCACCTCCACCAGCTCAGCCACCAGCTCAGCCCCCACGGCAGCCCGCACGGCAGCCCCGTCGACCGCCGGGGCGGGCACCACCCGTCCCCGGCGGCGGCGTGGCCGCGCCACCTCGCGTGACCACAAGCTCCTGCCCTACCTGCTGCTCGCGCCGGCCGTCGTCATGGAGCTGCTGATCCACATCCTGCCGATGCTCGTCGGCATCTGGATGAGCTTCGTGCGCCTCACGAAGTTCTTCCTGGCCAACTGGTCAGCGGCCCCCTGGGCGGGTCTGGGCAACTACCGGCTGGCGCTCGACATCAACTCGAGCATCGGCGCCAAGCTCTTCCAGTCGTTCCTCGTGACCATCGGCTTCTCCGTCGCCGCGGTCGTGCTGTCGTGGGGGCTGGGGATGGCCGCGGCCGTGGCCCTCCAGCAACCATTCCGGGGACGAGGCATCGTGCGCACCCTCTTCCTGGTCCCCTATGCGCTGCCTGCGTATGCCGGGATCCTCACATGGAACTTCATGCTCCAGCGCGACACGGGCCTGATCAACCACGTGCTCGCCGACAACCTGCACCTCACCGGCGACCGGCCCTTCTGGTTGCTGGGCAACAACGCGTTCACCTCGCTCGTCGTCGTCGCCGTCTGGCGGCTGTGGCCCTTCGCCTTCCTCACGATCATGGCCGGCCTGCAGTCGGTCCCGACCGAGCTCTACGAGGCGGCCTCGGTCGACGGTGCGGGCAACCTGCGGTCCTGGCGGTCGATCACCCTGCCGTCGCTGCGCCCGGTCAACATCGTGCTCGTGCTCGTCCTCTTCCTGTGGACGTTCAGCGACTTCAACACGCCGTACGTGCTGTTCGGCACGGCCCAGCCCCCGGCGGGCGACCTCGTGTCGTTCCACATCTACAACGCCTCGTTCCTCACGTGGAACTTCGGCATCGGGGCGGCTATGTCGGTGCTGTTGCTGCTCTTCCTCATGGTCCTCACCGCGGCCTACCTCGTCGTCACCAACCGGAGGTCCAGTCGTGCGTAA